Proteins encoded in a region of the Bacillota bacterium genome:
- a CDS encoding transcriptional regulator, which produces MTGRDQVDFALDSVIHEKVRLAILTYIASSPEVSVSFTQLRDALSLTAGNLSVQLRTLEQAGFVEIDKRIHGRRPITTVSLTERGYAGLQEYVRKMETIILKLRSPIKYDD; this is translated from the coding sequence ATGACTGGCCGCGACCAGGTGGATTTCGCTTTAGATAGTGTCATCCACGAGAAGGTTAGGCTGGCCATCCTCACCTACATTGCCAGTAGCCCCGAAGTAAGTGTGTCTTTTACACAGCTACGCGACGCGCTTAGTCTCACGGCGGGCAATCTGTCAGTGCAGCTACGGACACTCGAACAGGCAGGTTTTGTAGAGATAGACAAGCGCATCCACGGTCGCAGACCCATTACTACCGTCAGCCTTACGGAGAGGGGGTATGCAGGGCTACAGGAATATGTCCGCAAAATGGAGACGATCATCCTGAAGTTAAGGTCGCCGATTAAGTACGACGATTGA
- a CDS encoding ABC transporter ATP-binding protein — protein MISVQGLSHAYKRGGPFAVKDATFSIAKGEILGFLGPSGAGKSTTQGVLTGLLPLQTGEVQVAGFNMRHPERALYNRLGVSFEQSNVYAKLTALENLRFYARLFDVPTRDPMELLRLVGLNEVAGKRTGEFSKGMKHRLTFARSLINNPSMWFLDEPTTGLDPAIAHEIKGIIKEQNTRGVTVFLSTHNMQVADELCHRVAFIVDGEIKLIDSPRNLKLQYGERVVEVEYRDDGVLKRERFSLSDPEEQAELKLRLASGQIETMHTKEATLEEIFITVTGRGLS, from the coding sequence ATGATTTCTGTACAGGGTTTAAGTCATGCCTACAAACGCGGTGGGCCATTTGCTGTTAAAGACGCCACTTTCTCGATTGCCAAGGGTGAGATTCTCGGTTTTCTAGGCCCGTCTGGCGCTGGAAAATCTACCACCCAAGGTGTGCTCACGGGGCTCTTGCCACTGCAGACGGGAGAAGTGCAGGTGGCGGGCTTCAATATGCGGCACCCAGAGCGCGCACTTTACAACCGCTTAGGGGTGTCGTTTGAGCAGTCTAATGTCTACGCTAAGCTTACCGCGCTCGAGAACCTACGGTTCTACGCACGCCTGTTTGACGTCCCCACGCGCGACCCTATGGAGCTCTTGCGTCTCGTTGGGCTCAATGAGGTCGCGGGCAAGCGCACCGGCGAGTTCTCGAAGGGCATGAAGCACCGCCTTACTTTCGCCCGCAGTTTAATTAACAACCCTAGTATGTGGTTTTTGGATGAACCGACAACCGGTCTTGACCCAGCCATCGCGCATGAGATTAAGGGCATTATTAAAGAGCAAAACACTAGGGGTGTCACTGTGTTCCTCTCCACACACAACATGCAGGTTGCAGACGAGCTGTGCCACCGCGTCGCGTTCATTGTGGATGGCGAGATTAAGTTGATTGACTCGCCCCGCAACCTTAAGCTTCAGTACGGGGAGCGCGTAGTCGAGGTTGAGTACCGTGACGATGGGGTGCTTAAGCGCGAGCGATTTTCGCTATCTGACCCAGAGGAACAAGCGGAGCTGAAACTGCGCTTGGCTAGTGGCCAGATTGAGACTATGCATACCAAGGAAGCTACCCTAGAGGAGATTTTTATCACCGTAACGGGCAGAGGATTAAGCTAA
- a CDS encoding ABC transporter permease — MKKTWALFLQDSKLSLKGIYFYMEVLIAVVFVAVMLFLVPENFTRTQTLHVLLELSEPARSSVVQQLGATGAEVVLSSSRSELEQAMQRDRTSGGIVVSTVGEKLKFELVLQGHESARIRNLQQASLEGALLARQPNFLSTIRTTTLRPDAPRLSDRQGILPVYLTMNVALMGLFIIAAYIFLDKEEGVIKALAVSPLATWQYLASKMLLMLCLGVVSTLVVVLLLGGTANLLWLMALVVASNLFGSALGLLIASYFDSMVQAMEVLYTAMVVLMFASYSYLMPAFSPWWVRLLPTYSMLVAFRETLLVGGDMQLVFMTILMLLLLGAAAFYAANRRYQRTIAA, encoded by the coding sequence ATGAAAAAGACATGGGCCTTGTTCCTGCAAGACAGCAAGCTGTCTCTTAAGGGCATCTACTTCTACATGGAGGTGCTTATTGCCGTTGTCTTTGTCGCGGTAATGCTCTTCTTGGTCCCCGAAAACTTTACGCGCACACAGACTCTTCATGTTTTGCTCGAGCTGTCAGAGCCTGCGCGCTCTAGTGTGGTACAACAGCTTGGGGCTACAGGAGCGGAAGTCGTGCTATCTAGTTCGCGCAGCGAGCTAGAGCAGGCGATGCAGCGCGATCGCACGAGTGGTGGCATAGTAGTCAGCACCGTTGGTGAAAAACTAAAGTTCGAGCTAGTGCTGCAGGGGCACGAAAGCGCTCGCATTCGCAATCTGCAACAGGCCTCACTAGAGGGGGCTCTGTTGGCACGTCAGCCTAACTTTCTCAGTACAATTAGGACTACCACCCTGCGGCCAGATGCGCCGCGTTTAAGTGACCGGCAGGGTATCCTCCCCGTTTACTTGACGATGAACGTGGCCTTGATGGGGCTCTTTATTATCGCCGCCTACATCTTTCTCGACAAAGAAGAAGGCGTAATTAAGGCGCTGGCCGTCTCACCCCTCGCCACTTGGCAGTATCTGGCGAGCAAAATGCTCTTGATGTTGTGCCTCGGTGTGGTGAGTACTCTCGTGGTGGTACTGCTTTTAGGCGGTACGGCCAACCTGCTCTGGTTAATGGCGCTAGTTGTCGCCAGCAATTTGTTTGGCTCAGCACTTGGGTTACTCATTGCCAGCTACTTTGATTCTATGGTGCAGGCGATGGAAGTGTTGTACACGGCGATGGTTGTGCTGATGTTCGCATCGTACTCCTACTTGATGCCGGCATTTTCGCCCTGGTGGGTGCGCCTGCTGCCTACGTATTCGATGCTAGTTGCCTTCCGCGAGACCTTGCTTGTGGGGGGAGATATGCAGCTTGTGTTTATGACTATCCTGATGCTCTTGCTACTAGGCGCTGCTGCCTTCTACGCAGCAAATCGCCGTTATCAAAGAACAATAGCGGCGTAA
- a CDS encoding ABC transporter permease, whose amino-acid sequence MKRILFIARRDLKSGLRDFLVVYLFLAPVLFALLLRLIAGGVAASPLRVAVFEDGAAIASALADYAHVEQFATREALLERVLRLDDVLGVVATSAGHELVAEGNEMPGTDAAVRLVLYRLGAEEGALPAIVAISDIGFTLSPLILQGGLLLLIMTTVFGGMLILLNLIEEKMSNTLSAMNVTPASRLEFILGKGLLGFLTPVVGGSMAVYLLGFRDFNLGMFLVSMVSLAFISLIIGFLVGVTNDEPISGIAAMKGVFVPVLASVLGATLLAERWQFVLYWSPFYWGYLNMNAILLGNATWGEVLRNSTIILVITGIVFAALRQRIARGLR is encoded by the coding sequence ATGAAGAGAATACTCTTTATTGCTCGGCGGGATTTAAAGAGCGGACTGCGTGACTTTCTGGTTGTCTACCTATTTCTTGCCCCAGTTCTTTTTGCCCTGCTCCTACGGCTTATTGCTGGAGGCGTTGCCGCTAGTCCACTCAGGGTGGCAGTCTTTGAGGATGGCGCGGCCATAGCGAGTGCGTTGGCCGACTATGCACATGTCGAGCAGTTCGCCACGCGGGAAGCGCTACTCGAGCGTGTGCTACGCCTTGACGATGTGCTCGGAGTCGTGGCTACCTCGGCCGGGCATGAGCTCGTAGCAGAAGGCAACGAAATGCCCGGTACTGATGCGGCTGTGCGCTTGGTGCTCTATCGCCTCGGCGCAGAGGAGGGTGCCTTGCCGGCGATAGTCGCGATAAGCGATATCGGGTTTACCCTGTCGCCCTTAATCCTGCAGGGGGGCCTCCTCTTACTCATTATGACGACAGTGTTTGGCGGGATGTTAATACTCCTTAACCTCATCGAAGAAAAGATGAGCAACACCTTAAGCGCCATGAACGTTACCCCTGCTAGCCGGTTAGAGTTTATTCTCGGCAAGGGTTTGCTCGGGTTTTTGACTCCCGTAGTTGGGGGCAGCATGGCGGTCTACTTGCTGGGTTTTAGGGACTTTAACCTCGGCATGTTCTTAGTGAGCATGGTGAGTCTCGCCTTTATCAGCTTAATCATCGGCTTTTTAGTTGGCGTGACTAATGACGAGCCCATTTCTGGGATCGCCGCCATGAAAGGCGTGTTTGTGCCCGTCCTGGCCTCGGTGCTCGGAGCCACGTTGTTAGCCGAACGCTGGCAATTTGTCCTTTACTGGTCGCCGTTCTACTGGGGTTACTTGAACATGAACGCCATTCTACTAGGCAATGCTACCTGGGGAGAAGTCCTCCGGAACAGCACCATCATCCTAGTTATTACGGGAATAGTCTTTGCCGCCTTGCGCCAGCGCATTGCCCGGGGGCTACGTTGA
- a CDS encoding DUF4956 domain-containing protein: MQESTFDITDLLRNLIAPPEGRLLIADIFIGLTIAFLLGLLISHIYKTTFQGVLYSYSFSVSLVVLTLITAMVIMTIGINLVLTLGMVGALSIVRFRTALKDPLDIVFVFWSISTGLAAGAKLYLLAFIGAAFISLALLYLLRRKATNLTFMLIVRYINESLADRNVADELKKIRHAVKSKTVARDKTELVVELRMVGEDTSFMGRLTSIQGVSDAVLMRYSGEHVS, from the coding sequence ATGCAAGAATCCACTTTCGACATCACTGACCTGCTGAGAAACTTGATTGCTCCACCTGAAGGCAGGCTGCTGATTGCGGATATCTTCATAGGGTTGACTATAGCGTTTCTTTTGGGACTGTTGATTTCACACATTTACAAGACAACTTTTCAGGGCGTATTGTATAGCTATTCATTTAGTGTGTCGTTGGTTGTGCTGACGCTGATCACCGCCATGGTGATCATGACGATAGGTATAAACCTCGTCTTGACGCTGGGAATGGTGGGTGCCCTAAGCATTGTACGATTCAGAACAGCGCTCAAGGACCCTTTGGACATAGTTTTTGTTTTTTGGTCGATTTCTACTGGTTTGGCCGCCGGGGCAAAGCTATACCTTCTGGCTTTCATTGGCGCGGCTTTCATCAGCCTCGCATTGCTTTACTTGCTGAGGCGCAAAGCAACAAATCTAACCTTTATGCTTATCGTACGCTATATTAATGAAAGCCTCGCTGACAGAAATGTGGCGGACGAACTTAAAAAGATAAGACATGCGGTGAAATCTAAGACTGTGGCGCGCGATAAAACAGAGCTAGTGGTTGAACTCCGGATGGTAGGAGAGGACACTTCTTTTATGGGCAGGCTTACCTCTATTCAGGGCGTAAGCGATGCCGTTTTGATGCGCTACAGTGGAGAGCATGTTTCTTGA
- a CDS encoding CotH kinase family protein — MNAKCLRVLLVIALLTPLLSACQRSTMPRDSAELARTPDFVYNRDVYINDEDGSLKYLYVTVKGGGKYTLSDVEGDRYGSDDFEPTVEVVFQEGDAEGPVAGYYGFGLNDSNATLEVRGATSRLARQKSYKLRLDRRMSAWNGLWTINLNKHPYDLTRVRNKLSFDYMEVIPHIAGLRTQFVQLFIRDLSKNPAATGFVDYGLFTMVEQPNNLFLRVRGLDTEGHLYKAEFFEFHRYPDHLKHQEDPDYDEGKFQQILGIRGNQDHSKLLGMLDDVNNLELDINDVVDKHFNRNNYLTWLAVNILFGNIDTRTQNFMLYSPSDSDAWYFLPWDYDGAWGFYGQLGKDRELRRGRWEKGASNYWGVVLHRRFLQEPENVQALVAKMEHLLETIITTDRTRALLGAYHPVVSRFVGRMPDAEYLNTADFEQEFWRIVEEPTKNLAEFRQALENPMPVFLGVPFREGEKLVFRWSESDDLQGDTIVYDLEVSRTPDFAEILIRQTDLVKNEVALNPLPAGAYFWRVLIRDSKGNHQTAFDRYLSEDNVNYLGVSRFEVD; from the coding sequence ATGAATGCAAAGTGTTTGCGCGTGCTCTTGGTCATCGCCCTGTTGACCCCCCTATTGTCAGCATGCCAGAGGAGCACCATGCCCCGCGACAGTGCTGAGTTAGCGAGAACACCAGACTTCGTTTACAATCGCGATGTCTACATCAATGATGAAGACGGTAGCCTTAAGTATCTTTATGTTACGGTCAAAGGTGGCGGTAAGTACACTCTCTCCGACGTGGAAGGCGACAGATACGGCAGTGACGATTTTGAGCCCACAGTGGAGGTAGTATTTCAAGAAGGGGATGCAGAAGGCCCCGTTGCGGGCTACTATGGCTTTGGGCTGAACGACAGCAATGCAACCTTGGAAGTAAGAGGGGCCACCTCGAGATTGGCGAGGCAAAAGTCTTATAAACTTAGGCTAGACCGCAGGATGAGCGCGTGGAACGGGCTGTGGACAATTAACCTTAACAAGCATCCCTACGATCTCACTCGAGTGCGCAACAAGCTGAGTTTTGACTACATGGAGGTTATCCCTCATATTGCTGGCCTGAGGACGCAGTTTGTACAGTTGTTCATAAGAGATCTATCCAAAAATCCGGCGGCCACGGGTTTTGTGGACTACGGTCTCTTTACTATGGTGGAACAGCCGAATAATCTATTTCTTCGGGTGCGCGGCCTAGATACCGAGGGCCACCTGTACAAGGCGGAGTTCTTTGAGTTCCACAGGTATCCAGATCACTTGAAACATCAGGAAGACCCCGACTACGACGAAGGTAAGTTCCAGCAAATCCTCGGGATTAGAGGCAACCAGGATCATAGCAAATTGCTGGGCATGCTCGATGATGTTAATAACCTTGAGTTAGATATAAATGATGTGGTGGACAAACACTTTAATCGCAACAATTATTTAACTTGGCTGGCGGTAAACATTCTCTTTGGCAACATAGATACTAGGACACAGAACTTCATGTTGTACAGCCCTAGCGACTCCGACGCATGGTATTTTCTGCCCTGGGACTACGATGGGGCGTGGGGCTTTTACGGCCAGCTCGGCAAGGACAGGGAGCTAAGGCGAGGCCGCTGGGAGAAGGGAGCTTCTAACTACTGGGGCGTCGTTCTCCACAGACGGTTTTTGCAGGAGCCCGAGAATGTCCAAGCGCTCGTGGCTAAAATGGAGCACTTGCTTGAGACAATCATTACCACTGATCGAACCCGAGCTCTCTTAGGGGCTTACCATCCTGTAGTGTCGAGATTCGTCGGGAGAATGCCAGATGCAGAGTACTTGAACACGGCAGATTTTGAGCAAGAGTTTTGGCGCATTGTAGAGGAGCCGACAAAAAATCTTGCGGAGTTTCGTCAGGCCTTAGAGAACCCGATGCCGGTTTTCTTAGGGGTTCCTTTCCGTGAGGGGGAGAAACTTGTCTTCAGGTGGTCAGAGTCTGACGATCTACAGGGAGACACCATTGTCTATGACCTAGAAGTAAGCCGGACGCCAGACTTTGCGGAGATCCTCATTAGGCAGACAGACCTGGTGAAGAACGAAGTGGCACTTAATCCGCTGCCTGCAGGGGCGTATTTTTGGCGCGTTCTAATTAGAGACAGCAAAGGCAATCATCAGACCGCCTTTGATCGATACCTTAGTGAAGACAATGTCAACTACCTCGGCGTCAGTAGATTTGAGGTCGATTAA
- a CDS encoding polyphosphate polymerase domain-containing protein → MRSIKLTARDGVSIQDVEASSRARHELKYLVSYHEYLVLRNRLKFVLQQDSHSMDDHGYNVRSLYFDDMDDSAMFSKQAGLLNRKKIRIRIYNCSDQIIKLEKKSRFNNMIKKEAIQISRLEYDAMITNNIEFLRDAGTETALMFYYEFKQALLRPKVVVDYTREAYMLPYMGIRITFDKMLRAGTRTDIFDTDQILVKAMEEHLMIMEVKYDLFLPDYLASLLQEVSRGKLSLSKYVMCRELNPAWF, encoded by the coding sequence TTGAGGTCGATTAAATTGACTGCGCGTGACGGCGTTTCTATTCAAGATGTAGAGGCCAGCAGTAGAGCCCGGCATGAACTGAAATACTTGGTCAGTTATCATGAATACTTGGTCCTCCGTAACAGGCTCAAGTTTGTGCTGCAGCAAGACAGCCATTCTATGGATGACCACGGCTACAATGTACGCAGTCTATACTTTGATGACATGGACGATAGCGCGATGTTTTCTAAGCAAGCCGGCTTACTAAACAGGAAGAAAATCAGGATACGCATCTATAATTGTAGCGATCAAATCATAAAATTGGAGAAAAAAAGCAGATTCAACAACATGATTAAAAAAGAAGCAATTCAAATCTCGCGACTTGAGTACGACGCTATGATAACGAATAACATAGAGTTTCTGCGAGACGCTGGCACAGAGACTGCCCTGATGTTTTACTACGAGTTTAAACAGGCGCTCTTGCGACCTAAAGTGGTTGTGGACTACACGCGTGAAGCATATATGTTGCCCTACATGGGGATCAGAATCACCTTTGACAAGATGTTGCGTGCGGGGACTAGAACAGACATATTCGATACCGATCAAATCCTAGTCAAGGCCATGGAAGAGCACCTGATGATCATGGAGGTAAAATATGACCTCTTCTTGCCCGACTACCTAGCCAGTCTACTGCAGGAAGTATCCCGTGGAAAATTGTCCCTCTCGAAGTATGTGATGTGCAGGGAACTAAATCCCGCTTGGTTCTGA
- a CDS encoding glucose PTS transporter subunit IIA has protein sequence MKWREVMQRTARALMVPIVVLPVGALLMAGGRFGPGFFGAAGAAIIIEYLPLMFAMGVALGFTNSDGMAAFAAALGHVVLVAVMLAINPGITLESGRVIPNEMSVLGGIMVGAYTALLYYRFRNVRLPEYLGFFSGKRFVVLVTAVSSVAVGFMFGHLWPPVNTLILAVGSWIFATGGYGIFAYGVLNRLLIPTGLHHIIANLVEHVFGSYVTPAGSLVTGEVARFMAGDPTAGFFTGGLFVTKLFALPAAALAMLHEARPENRKQVAGLMLTAALTSIMVGITEPVEFVFIFTAPLLFVVHALFTGLTVLAAFLLGIRHYGYALPMFFINLGPAENPWLIFPLGVVVALVYYFTFRLIIRKFNYPTPGRDNPETTSTARKAESISKTRADAEAELAEKLVVALGGLTNIVDVTACLSRLRVCLLNPQGVDEEKLAALPSSGVIRTDTNNWQIVMGTNSEQLRERISEMLNQAKFVTLLSPLDGAIIPLSAIPDEAFAQGMLGPGVGIVPQGNVLVAPISGRVAKIFPGGHAVVLQTDTGLEVLLHIGIDTVELRGQGFELLCREGAEVIPGQALVKFDREAIEAAKKSTHSVMTILNKELVLEHQAVTEGRVVRGSSVAFKMQLR, from the coding sequence GTGAAGTGGCGTGAAGTGATGCAGCGCACAGCAAGGGCCTTGATGGTGCCCATTGTAGTTTTGCCAGTGGGGGCACTGCTTATGGCAGGGGGCCGCTTTGGCCCAGGTTTCTTTGGGGCGGCGGGGGCCGCTATAATAATTGAGTACCTGCCACTCATGTTTGCTATGGGTGTGGCCTTAGGCTTCACTAACTCCGACGGTATGGCCGCCTTCGCCGCAGCTCTTGGCCATGTCGTGCTGGTAGCAGTAATGCTGGCCATAAATCCCGGGATTACGCTAGAGAGCGGCAGGGTGATCCCTAACGAAATGAGTGTCCTTGGCGGCATTATGGTCGGTGCCTACACCGCCCTGCTCTACTATCGCTTTCGCAATGTGCGTTTACCAGAATATCTGGGCTTCTTCTCGGGCAAGCGCTTTGTGGTGCTAGTTACAGCCGTGTCGAGCGTGGCGGTAGGCTTTATGTTTGGTCACCTCTGGCCACCTGTTAACACCTTGATTCTGGCGGTCGGATCGTGGATATTCGCCACCGGTGGGTACGGTATTTTTGCCTATGGCGTCTTGAACCGCCTACTTATACCGACTGGGTTGCACCACATTATCGCTAACTTAGTAGAGCATGTGTTTGGCTCTTACGTAACCCCTGCAGGGAGCCTGGTGACGGGCGAAGTAGCACGCTTTATGGCGGGCGACCCCACCGCTGGTTTCTTTACGGGTGGGCTATTTGTCACCAAACTATTTGCCTTGCCTGCTGCAGCGCTCGCCATGCTGCACGAGGCGCGCCCCGAGAACCGCAAGCAAGTGGCGGGGTTAATGCTGACAGCCGCCCTAACCTCTATCATGGTAGGCATAACTGAGCCAGTGGAGTTCGTCTTTATTTTTACGGCGCCGCTACTATTTGTAGTGCATGCTCTTTTTACGGGCCTCACAGTTCTGGCGGCGTTTCTCTTAGGCATCCGCCACTATGGCTATGCCCTGCCTATGTTCTTTATTAACTTGGGTCCGGCCGAAAACCCCTGGCTGATATTCCCTTTAGGAGTAGTCGTTGCGCTAGTATACTACTTTACCTTTCGGCTTATCATTCGCAAGTTTAACTACCCGACGCCGGGGCGCGACAACCCCGAGACCACCAGTACCGCCCGCAAAGCTGAGAGCATATCTAAGACCAGAGCCGACGCAGAGGCAGAGTTAGCAGAAAAACTAGTGGTAGCACTGGGCGGGCTAACGAATATCGTTGATGTTACAGCCTGTTTGAGTCGGTTGCGCGTTTGCCTGCTTAATCCTCAGGGGGTGGACGAAGAGAAACTCGCCGCCTTGCCCTCCTCGGGCGTCATCCGCACAGATACCAACAACTGGCAGATAGTAATGGGCACCAACAGCGAGCAGCTTCGCGAACGCATCAGCGAAATGCTGAACCAAGCAAAATTTGTGACCTTACTTTCTCCCCTAGACGGGGCAATCATCCCCCTTAGTGCCATTCCAGACGAGGCTTTCGCCCAGGGAATGCTTGGCCCGGGGGTGGGCATCGTGCCGCAGGGCAACGTACTGGTTGCGCCAATTTCCGGCCGCGTGGCCAAGATATTCCCAGGGGGTCATGCCGTGGTGCTGCAGACCGACACCGGCCTAGAAGTGCTGCTCCACATCGGTATCGACACGGTAGAGCTACGCGGTCAAGGCTTCGAGCTACTGTGCCGTGAAGGAGCGGAGGTTATACCTGGGCAGGCTCTAGTTAAGTTTGACCGTGAGGCTATCGAGGCGGCCAAAAAAAGCACCCATTCAGTGATGACCATACTTAACAAAGAGCTCGTCTTAGAACACCAAGCTGTTACCGAGGGCAGAGTCGTGCGCGGCAGCAGTGTGGCCTTTAAGATGCAGCTACGCTAA
- a CDS encoding 6-phospho-beta-glucosidase: MKIAIIGGGSAYTPGLIEGLLKIRHEVPWQEVCLMDIDVRKLEIVGELVAKMLREIDATIKVSTTVDRIEAVRGSAFVLCQIRVGGLAGRVLDEKIPLQFGVIGQETVGPGGFAMALRTLPVMLDLARDIEQHAPEAWLINYANPSGMVAALLAKHCKIKAVSICDVPIGIQYFLAEALKVSPRKVKLDYVGLNHLGWFRRIFAEGKDITPFIHHMVRSVDILPLLPSSDGKTIEETKMMLRLYNKLGVIPSPYLQYYYLTRECLAKQKEAAKTRGEEVQDIEKELLSHFAAVSQGGDVHLWKSRGGAWHSELMVNILSSIHNDKGEEYIVNVINHGCVPGMADDACVEIPCIIDRRGVRPMPVEAPSLDMLGLMQVVAAYEALTVEAALEGNYRKALLALNLSPVVPSLEVAEQILDAYIEAHAGQIKLS, encoded by the coding sequence GTGAAGATAGCAATTATTGGCGGAGGCAGTGCCTATACTCCGGGGCTCATCGAGGGGCTGTTAAAAATACGCCACGAAGTGCCTTGGCAAGAGGTCTGCCTAATGGACATCGACGTTCGCAAACTAGAGATTGTCGGCGAACTGGTGGCCAAGATGCTTAGAGAGATCGATGCCACTATTAAGGTCAGCACCACCGTAGACCGCATAGAAGCAGTTCGGGGCAGCGCGTTTGTCTTGTGCCAGATACGCGTAGGCGGACTAGCTGGCAGGGTGCTTGATGAAAAGATACCTCTGCAGTTTGGGGTGATTGGGCAAGAGACGGTAGGCCCCGGTGGCTTTGCCATGGCCTTACGCACCCTGCCTGTTATGCTCGACCTAGCGCGAGATATCGAGCAGCATGCTCCCGAGGCCTGGCTCATAAATTATGCTAACCCCTCGGGCATGGTGGCGGCACTCTTAGCTAAGCACTGCAAAATCAAGGCCGTCAGCATTTGTGATGTGCCAATTGGCATACAGTACTTTTTGGCCGAGGCCCTGAAGGTATCCCCCCGCAAGGTCAAGCTAGACTACGTCGGACTCAATCATCTCGGTTGGTTTCGTCGCATCTTTGCCGAGGGCAAGGACATAACACCCTTTATACACCACATGGTGCGCTCAGTTGACATTTTGCCCCTCTTGCCTAGCAGTGATGGCAAGACCATCGAGGAAACCAAGATGATGTTACGCCTCTACAACAAACTAGGTGTCATCCCCTCACCCTATCTTCAGTATTACTACTTGACGCGCGAGTGTCTCGCCAAGCAGAAAGAGGCAGCTAAGACACGCGGCGAGGAAGTGCAAGACATAGAGAAGGAGCTCCTCAGCCACTTTGCGGCGGTGTCGCAGGGCGGAGACGTGCATCTCTGGAAGAGCCGCGGCGGAGCCTGGCATTCGGAACTGATGGTCAATATTTTGAGCAGCATCCACAACGACAAAGGTGAAGAATACATCGTCAACGTCATTAATCACGGCTGTGTTCCCGGCATGGCCGATGACGCCTGTGTGGAGATTCCGTGCATCATCGACAGGCGCGGGGTGCGGCCCATGCCAGTAGAAGCCCCGTCGCTAGACATGCTTGGTCTCATGCAAGTCGTGGCGGCCTACGAAGCTTTGACTGTAGAGGCGGCCCTCGAGGGTAACTACAGAAAAGCCTTGTTAGCGCTCAACCTTAGCCCAGTGGTGCCTTCTTTAGAAGTGGCTGAACAGATACTTGATGCCTATATCGAGGCTCACGCTGGGCAGATCAAGCTATCCTAA
- a CDS encoding class I SAM-dependent RNA methyltransferase — MHGYELIATATFGLESVVADEVKKLGYEDAKIDNGKVTYRADLLGICRSNMWLRSADRVRLKVGEFQAETFDSLFEQVKALPWEQYLPADATFPVEGKSIKSTLYSVSDCQAIVKKAVVEKLKLKYQVAWFAETGPRYTIEVALLNNTATLTIDTSGPGLHKRGYRTHAGNAPIKETLAAALLTLSKWYPDTPLIDPFCGSGTIPIEAALLGLSMAPGYRREFVSEKWPLIPEELWRQARQEAQDMIRLDRQLEILGADCDPKAVQAARLNARAAGVEAHTRFEVRPLAACSSTAQYGKIICNPPYGERLGERGQLEKLYQEMGMVFSKLDSWSYYIITAHPDFEKLFGRSASKKRKLYNGDIKVDFFQYFGPRPPRTFFVNTK; from the coding sequence GTGCATGGGTATGAATTAATCGCGACGGCTACTTTTGGTTTGGAAAGCGTGGTAGCCGATGAGGTCAAGAAGCTTGGCTATGAGGATGCTAAAATTGACAATGGCAAGGTGACCTATCGGGCAGATTTATTAGGGATCTGCCGTTCTAACATGTGGCTTAGATCTGCGGACCGCGTGCGCCTAAAAGTGGGCGAGTTCCAAGCAGAAACCTTTGACAGCCTCTTTGAGCAGGTAAAGGCTTTGCCGTGGGAGCAGTATCTCCCTGCAGACGCTACTTTTCCGGTGGAAGGAAAGTCCATTAAATCAACCTTGTACAGTGTTTCTGACTGTCAAGCGATAGTCAAGAAAGCGGTTGTGGAAAAGCTGAAGCTAAAATACCAGGTTGCTTGGTTTGCCGAGACAGGGCCTCGTTATACAATTGAGGTCGCCCTGCTTAACAATACTGCTACATTGACCATCGATACCTCGGGGCCCGGGCTGCACAAAAGGGGTTATCGAACACATGCCGGTAACGCGCCCATAAAAGAGACCTTGGCAGCAGCTTTGCTTACATTGTCTAAGTGGTATCCAGATACCCCGCTTATTGATCCTTTTTGTGGTTCGGGGACAATCCCCATCGAAGCGGCCCTGCTGGGACTAAGTATGGCCCCAGGCTACAGGCGTGAGTTTGTATCAGAGAAGTGGCCCTTAATACCAGAAGAACTGTGGCGGCAAGCGCGCCAAGAAGCACAGGATATGATCAGGCTCGACAGGCAATTAGAGATACTAGGCGCAGATTGCGACCCTAAGGCCGTGCAGGCAGCAAGGCTTAATGCCAGAGCAGCAGGGGTGGAAGCACACACTCGTTTTGAGGTGCGTCCGCTAGCCGCTTGTAGCTCCACAGCACAGTATGGCAAGATAATCTGCAACCCCCCCTATGGCGAGCGGCTAGGGGAAAGAGGGCAACTGGAGAAATTGTATCAAGAAATGGGCATGGTTTTTTCTAAACTCGACTCTTGGTCCTACTACATTATCACTGCGCACCCCGACTTCGAGAAACTTTTCGGCCGCAGTGCCAGTAAGAAGCGCAAACTCTACAATGGGGATATCAAGGTGGACTTTTTCCAATACTTTGGGCCTCGGCCGCCGAGAACATTTTTCGTCAACACTAAGTAA